Proteins co-encoded in one Malus domestica chromosome 09, GDT2T_hap1 genomic window:
- the LOC103442724 gene encoding uncharacterized protein, whose amino-acid sequence MTVFSGKQVFPVDYEAEVSQRLLEASLSGDLKSALECVADPFVDVNFVGAVSLKTRKCEVLLRDESASEVRVDYEEFKTDVTALFLAVHAGNVALVKKLLSIGADVNQKLFRGFATTAAVREGHLEILEILLKAGASQPACEEALLEASCHGHARLVERLMASDLIRPHVAVHAIVTASCRGFADVVDTLMKCGVDASAADRTLLQSSKPALHTNVDCSALVAAVVSRQVPIVRLLLQAGVRTDVNVRLGAWSWDPATGEELRVGAGLAEPYPITWCAVEYFEASGSVLHVLLQGRSPDTPHCGRTLLHHAILCGNAGAVCVLLSCGANVESPVKTTGSTMFNPIHMAARLGLPTVVRCLIESGCDMNSKTDSGETALMICAKYKHEECLRVLAAAGADFGLVNAAGQSVSSIARIARWSLGFQQALMSVIRDGKMPKSSNFSVFSPLMFAAQAGDIEALKAVVVSGEFDIDYQDGKGFTAVMITALKGHVEAFRFLVYAGADVKLCNKSGETAITLSEISQNRDLFEKVMLEYALEKGNLYAGGFYALHCAARRGDVDAVKLLTSRGYDVNVPDGDGNTPLMLAAREGYGLVCELLISYGANLDVKNAKGETPLSLARTSRGLKNDAERVILDELARKLVLGGALLRKHTRGGKGSPHGKEVRMVGAVGVLCWGKSNRRNVKCREAEVGPSPAFRRNRRSQSDADEPGVFRVVTTKNKEVHFVSEGGVETAKLWVRGIKLVTREALFGKQREL is encoded by the exons ATGACGGTGTTCTCCGGCAAACAGGTGTTCCCGGTGGACTACGAGGCCGAGGTTTCGCAGCGACTTCTCGAAGCCTCGCTCTCCGGCGACCTGAAATCGGCGCTGGAGTGCGTCGCCGATCCGTTCGTGGACGTCAACTTCGTCGGCGCTGTGAGTCTCAAAACGAGAAAGTGTGAGGTGCTGTTGCGCGACGAGTCGGCGAGCGAAGTCCGCGTCGACTACGAGGAGTTCAAAACCGACGTCACGGCTCTGTTCCTCGCCGTTCATGCTGGAAACGTCGCTTTGGTGAAGAAACTGCTG AGCATTGGAGCTGACGTAAATCAGAAACTCTTCAGGGGCTTCGCGACAACGGCAGCAGTGAGAGAGGGCCACCTTGAGATTCTAGAGATCCTACTGAAAGCTGGAGCATCTCAACCGGCTTGTGAGGAAGCTCTGTTGGAGGCAAGTTGTCATGGACATGCTAGGCTCGTGGAGCGGCTTATGGCCTCTGATTTGATCCGGCCCCATGTTGCTGTGCATGCTATCGTCACAGCCAGCTGCAGGGGGTTTGCTGATGTGGTGGACACTCTCATGAAG TGCGGTGTGGATGCAAGTGCGGCTGATAGGACGCTACTTCAATCGTCTAAGCCAGCTCTTCACACTAATGTTGACTGTAGTGCACTTGTGGCTGCAGTTGTGAGTAGGCAGGTCCCCATCGTACGTTTGCTGCTACAG GCCGGCGTGAGGACGGATGTCAACGTGAGATTGGGAGCATGGTCCTGGGACCCGGCTACGGGGGAAGAGTTGCGGGTTGGGGCAGGGCTGGCGGAGCCTTATCCCATTACCTGGTGTGCAGTAGAGTATTTTGAAGCAAGCGGTTCTGTCTTGCACGTGCTCCTCCAGGGCCGTTCTCCGGATACCCCTCATTGTGGAAGAACTCTCCTGCACCACGCTATTCTATGCGGTAATGCAGGAGCCGTCTGCGTGCTCTTGAGTTGCGGTGCCAATGTAGAATCACCCGTTAAAACAACCGGTAGTACCATGTTTAATCCGATACACATGGCTGCCCGCCTTGGCTTGCCAACAGTCGTTCGATGTTTAATTGAATCGGGATGTGATATGAACTCCAAGACTGATTCCGGCGAGACAGCTCTAATGATCTGCGCAAAATACAAGCATGAAGAATGTCTCAGAGTATTGGCGGCAGCCGGTGCTGATTTTGGCTTGGTTAACGCGGCTGGTCAGTCTGTTAGTTCGATTGCCAGGATAGCTAGGTGGTCCCTTGGTTTTCAGCAGGCGTTGATGTCTGTAATAAGGGACGGAAAGATGCCCAAATCCAGCAACTTTTCTGTTTTCTCTCCCCTAATGTTTGCAGCTCAAGCCGGCGATATTGAGGCCTTGAAAGCCGTAGTTGTTTCAGGAGAATTTGACATTGATTATCAAGACGGTAAAGGTTTCACGGCCGTTATGATCACTGCTTTGAAGGGACACGTTGAAGCATTCAGGTTTCTGGTTTATGCAGGGGCTGATGTAAAATTGTGTAACAAGTCTGGTGAGACTGCAATTACTCTGTCAGAAATAAGCCAAAACCGTGACCTGTTTGAGAAGGTAATGCTCGAATATGCACTAGAAAAGGGCAATCTTTACGCTGGAGGGTTCTACGCTCTGCATTGCGCAGCACGCCGTGGGGATGTCGATGCAGTCAAATTGTTAACAAGTAGGGGATATGATGTGAATGTCCCTGACGGAGATGGTAACACTCCGCTCATGTTAGCGGCTAGGGAAGGTTATGGTCTCGTGTGTGAACTCTTGATCTCTTACGGAGCAAACTTGGATGTCAAAAATGCCAAAGGTGAAACACCGCTTTCGCTTGCGAGGACAAGCCGCGGTTTGAAAAATGATGCGGAGCGGGTGATACTAGATGAGCTAGCTCGCAAGCTGGTGCTAGGAGGGGCGCTTCTCCGGAAGCATACAAGGGGAGGGAAAGGAAGCCCTCATGGGAAAGAGGTGAGGATGGTGGGAGCTGTAGGGGTGCTGTGCTGGGGGAAGTCAAACCGGAGAAATGTGAAATGCCGGGAGGCGGAGGTGGGGCCTAGTCCAGCCTTTAGGAGGAATAGGAGGAGCCAGAGTGATGCAGATGAACCCGGAGTGTTTAGGGTGGTGACTACCAAGAACAAGGAGGTGCATTTTGTGTCTGAAGGCGGAGTTGAAACCGCCAAGCTTTGGGTGAGAGGCATAAAGCTCGTGACCAGGGAGGCTCTTTTCGGTAAACAGAGGGAGTTGTGA
- the LOC103442723 gene encoding LOW QUALITY PROTEIN: uncharacterized protein (The sequence of the model RefSeq protein was modified relative to this genomic sequence to represent the inferred CDS: deleted 1 base in 1 codon) has product MSIFLRRALSYRDLFLLRSSQLLSRNLRQCNPEPPHRVLSLPGLEFFRESRRGFAKGRNQKKEKEEESAASTVEILPNMGPTIKANATLHMEADIAALTADLSELRTGRAAPGMLDHIIVETGGVKLPLHQIAAVSVIDSKTLSIHPFDSTAISSLETAIVESPLGLNPKVDWDRLLVAAIPPLTKEHVRAICKVVTKSSEDGKQSIRRARQKAMDTIKKLTKNYSKDDLKRWEKEVDELTKKLVKTAEELCKAKEKEISSG; this is encoded by the exons ATGTCGATCTTTCTGAGACGCGCGCTGTCATACCGGGACCTCTTTCTCCTCCGTAGCTCCCAGCTGCTCAGTCGCAATCTCCGTCAATGCAACCCCGAGCCACCGCACAGGGTTCTCTCTCTTCCGGGCCTTGAATTCTTCAGAGAAAGCCGCAGAGGCTTCGCCAAAGGCCGCAATCAAA aaaaagaaaaggaagaggaaTCGGCTGCGAGTACAGTTGAAATTTTGCCAAACATGGGGCCAACGATCAAGGCGAACGCCACCTTGCATATGGAGGCGGATATTGCAGCATTAACCGCCGATTTAAGCGAACTGCGTACCGGAAGAGCAGCTCCGG GAATGCTTGATCACATCATTGTGGAAACCGGCGGTGTGAAGTTGCCCTTGCATCAGATAGCCGCTGTTTCGGTCATTGATTCAAAAACTTTATCAATCCACCCTTTTGATTCAACG GCCATATCAAGCTTGGAGACTGCCATTGTTGAATCTCCATTGGGGTTAAATCCTAAGGTGGACTGGGACCGACTG TTGGTTGCAGCTATTCCCCC ATTGACGAAAGAGCATGTTCGG GCTATCTGTAAAGTGGTTACCAAGTCCTCTGAAGATGGCAAGCAGAGTATTCGAAGAGCTCGCCAAAAG GCAATGGATACGATAAAAAAGTTGACCAAAAACTACTCCAAAGACGACTTAAAAAGATGGGAGAAAGAG GTTGATGAGTTGACTAAAAAGCTTGTCAAGACAGCAGAGGAGTTATGCAAGGCAAAGGAGAAGGAGATCAGTTCAGGCTAA